The following proteins are co-located in the Colius striatus isolate bColStr4 chromosome 6, bColStr4.1.hap1, whole genome shotgun sequence genome:
- the VRTN gene encoding vertnin, giving the protein MIQRHQLVQSVLQELQEATECFGLEGLTSAALEAERTLSSFSLPDYCGRQFQEELEVDRVARSLYPEDAPSNMLPLVCKGEGNRLFEAASVLLWGNPSLSLELQVRTVVEMLLHKQYYLSGMIDSKVMLQAARYSLCTEETPEMTSLPMAILEAIFDADIKATCFPGTFANMWHVYALASVLQCNIYSIYPMSNLKIRPYFNRLIRPRKCGPCTSTLHIMWSGQQLSQQVFKAQYFVAVVGLEELEPTAPSPEPPVQPMKTLELLNNDPQLTYSNLRDRYSITKSTFYRWKRQSREHRQKAAARFAAKHFLQSCFQEGNVIPLQHFRQMFPEISRSTYYAWKHEMQSMVNGDASALAEAHGLQELHRDVPKKADVDEPANLGRSLRSPSPSLDPIQTGIFMQGAKSYLEKCISMNTLVPYRCFKRSFPGISRSTYYNWRRKAIKENPNFKPPQSPLDNQKPLAIGKPLLQSKPSGMPARKRLKGDRPAPRSLLQLKPSLCWRKQLRDVAKRQVQQWQLPFCKYRLRYPSLSSTAYWFWKGSGRALGQYRLSWTSFSRPSNQVPSLAPPRVEPGLKPQCNVEVATKQLNKPVPATPYNATISGYAVSERANSRMFVMDVIATAQFKAQAKLFLQQRFESKTFPTYKEFSARFPLTARSTYYMWKRALHDGLTLVDA; this is encoded by the coding sequence ATGATCCAGCGGCACCAGCTGGtgcagtctgtgctgcaggagcttcaGGAAGCCACTGAATGTTTTGGTCTGGAGGGCCTCACCAGTGCCGCACTGGAGGCAGAGAGGACCCTGTCATCTTTCTCCCTGCCTGACTATTGTGGGAGGCAGTTCCAAGAGGAGCTGGAGGTTGACCGGGTAGCCAGGAGCCTCTATCCTGAGGATGCCCCAAGTAACATGCTGCCTCTGGTCTGCAAAGGTGAGGGGAACCGCCTCTTTGAGGCTGCCAGTGTGCTGCTCTGGGGCAATCCCAgcctcagcctggagctgcaggtgcGTACAGTGGTAGAGATGCTCCTGCACAAGCAGTACTACTTGAGTGGCATGATCGACTCCAAGGTGATGCTGCAGGCTGCCCGCTACTCTCTCTGCACCGAGGAGACCCCGGAGATGACCAGCCTCCCCATGGCTATCCTGGAGGCCATCTTTGATGCCGATATCAAAGCTACCTGTTTCCCTGGCACCTTTGCCAACATGTGGCATGTCTATGCGCTTGCCTCAGTACTGCAGTGTAACATCTACTCCATCTACCCCATGAGCAACTTGAAGATCCGGCCTTATTTCAACCGGCTCATCCGGCCCAGGAAGTGTGGCCCGTGTACCTCCACGCTCCACATCATGTGGtcagggcagcagctctcccagcaggtCTTTAAAGCGCAGTACTTTGTGGCTGTGGTTGGCCTAGAGGAGCTAGAGCCCACGGCGCCTTCGCCAGAGCCTCCCGTCCAGCCCATGAAGACCCTTGAGTTGCTCAACAATGATCCCCAGCTGACTTACTCCAACCTGCGTGACCGGTACAGCATCACCAAGAGCACCTTCTACCGTTGGAAGCGCCAGTCTCGGGAGCACCGGCAGAAGGCAGCTGCCAGGTTTGCAGCTAAACACTTCCTGCAGTCCTGCTTTCAGGAGGGCAATGTAATCCCCCTCCAGCACTTCCGGCAAATGTTTCCAGAGATCTCCCGATCCACGTACTATGCCTGGAAGCATGAGATGCAGAGCATGGTCAACGGTGATGCCTCTGCTCTGGCTGAAGCCCATGGGTTGCAGGAGCTTCACAGGGATGTCCCCAAAAAGGCTGATGTAGATGAGCCAGCAAATTTGGGGAGGAGCTTAAGATCCCCAAGTCCTTCCCTAGACCCCATCCAAACGGGAATCTTCATGCAAGGAGCCAAATCCTACCTGGAGAAATGCATTTCCATGAACACTCTGGTGCCTTACAGGTGCTTCAAGCGTAGCTTCCCTGGCATCTCGAGGTCCACTTACTACAACTGGCGAAGAAAAGCAATCAAGGAGAACCCCAACTTCAAACCCCCCCAGTCTCCCTTGGATAACCAGAAACCTTTGGCGATAGGCAAGCCGCTCCTGCAGTCAAAGCCAAGTGGCATGCCTGCCAGGaagaggctgaaaggagaccGGCCAGCACCTAGGAGTCTCCTGCAGCTCAAGCCCTCTCTGtgctggagaaagcagctgcGAGATGTGGCCAAGAGGCAGGTCCAGCAGTGGCAACTGCCGTTCTGCAAGTACCGCCTGCGCTACCCGTCTCTCTCTTCCACGGCCTACTGGTTTTGGAAGGGCAGTGGCCGGGCCCTTGGGCAGTATCGCCTATCCTGGACCAGTTTCAGCCGGCCATCGAACCAGGTGCCTTCCTTGGCACCTCCAAGAGTGGAACCAGGCCTCAAACCCCAGTGCAACGTGGAGGTGGCCACCAAGCAGTTAAACAAGCCGGTGCCAGCTACGCCGTACAATGCCACCATTTCGGGCTATGCCGTGTCGGAGAGAGCCAACAGCCGCATGTTTGTGATGGATGTGATTGCCACGGCCCAGTTCAAGGCGCAGGCCAAGCtgttcctgcagcagcgctTTGAGTCGAAGACCTTCCCCACCTACAAAGAGTTCAGTGCCCGCTTCCCACTCACAGCACGCTCCACCTACTACATGTGGAAGCGTGCCCTGCACGATGGGCTGACGCTGGTGGATGCCTGA